A stretch of Paenibacillus peoriae DNA encodes these proteins:
- a CDS encoding response regulator → MAAVIVVDDSLFMRSVLKDILLDLGHAVIAEAENGYDAVLKYAHFRPDLITMDINMPKMDGLEAVKKIIELDPQANILMCSALGQQEAIIKAFQAGAKDFIVKPFEMERVVNAVTKLLDS, encoded by the coding sequence TTGGCAGCAGTTATAGTAGTGGATGATTCTTTGTTTATGCGTTCTGTACTTAAAGATATTCTTTTGGATTTAGGTCACGCTGTTATTGCGGAAGCAGAAAACGGGTATGATGCTGTTTTGAAATACGCACACTTTCGTCCCGATTTAATCACCATGGATATTAATATGCCTAAGATGGACGGGCTTGAGGCTGTTAAAAAGATCATAGAACTTGATCCCCAAGCCAACATTTTGATGTGTTCTGCTTTGGGGCAGCAGGAAGCGATTATAAAAGCATTTCAGGCAGGTGCAAAAGACTTTATTGTTAAGCCATTTGAGATGGAAAGGGTCGTGAATGCAGTCACAAAATTGCTTGATAGTTAA
- a CDS encoding glycosyltransferase, with translation MEIFSQQIQSHTNRRLAVIDTKFPWKLSGFRYWENFNIFEQRPDTLFFATEPNDDYFPSKVYPFSDFMKVAVSEGVTDVYCVFLNLTLSLLGHGFLPDGSYLPGANPNLNIKPFLDDRNINLHATLYPGGGLDPWTKKEFLSIAGQHCSTVFTNINEVMESIVGSIYYPVVINTDLYTFKQKKVEMPIQLTFCAFNAIRKGFPIMADAFNRLTDDFHLNLIGDWEDQLLLLKNKNYTFYGLLSPEELKSVYERTHIFLNCSVPDRFALDGFPTTAAVDAISTGCVLVTTNPRNDRFILEEGKDYFEVEPNGYAISERLFWIQDHFEEALIVGKNGSNKIKSKFNASQIVKSKLANIFK, from the coding sequence ATGGAAATATTTAGTCAGCAAATTCAATCGCATACTAACCGGCGTCTTGCAGTAATTGATACGAAGTTTCCATGGAAGCTAAGTGGTTTTCGATATTGGGAGAACTTTAATATATTCGAGCAAAGGCCTGATACTTTGTTCTTTGCAACTGAACCTAATGATGATTATTTTCCTTCTAAAGTTTATCCTTTTTCTGATTTTATGAAAGTTGCAGTGTCTGAGGGGGTTACAGATGTATATTGTGTTTTCTTAAATTTAACACTTAGTTTGCTTGGGCATGGCTTTCTTCCGGATGGAAGTTATTTGCCAGGAGCAAATCCTAATCTAAATATTAAGCCATTCTTAGATGACCGAAATATTAATCTTCATGCTACCTTGTACCCTGGTGGCGGACTGGATCCATGGACAAAAAAAGAGTTTCTTTCCATTGCAGGACAGCATTGTTCGACCGTATTTACAAACATCAATGAAGTTATGGAATCGATTGTTGGAAGTATTTATTATCCCGTTGTGATTAATACCGACTTATATACATTCAAACAGAAGAAAGTTGAAATGCCTATACAGTTAACATTCTGTGCTTTTAATGCCATTAGAAAAGGTTTCCCCATTATGGCAGATGCATTTAATCGACTTACGGATGATTTTCATCTTAATCTAATTGGTGATTGGGAAGATCAATTACTTCTATTGAAAAATAAGAATTATACATTCTATGGCCTACTTTCCCCTGAAGAGTTAAAGTCAGTGTACGAAAGAACTCATATATTTCTAAATTGCAGTGTTCCGGATCGATTTGCTTTAGATGGTTTTCCAACTACGGCTGCCGTTGATGCGATATCGACAGGATGTGTACTTGTTACGACAAACCCCCGAAATGATAGATTTATTCTTGAGGAAGGAAAGGATTATTTTGAAGTTGAACCTAACGGGTACGCAATTTCTGAGAGGTTGTTTTGGATCCAGGATCACTTTGAAGAAGCGTTGATTGTTGGAAAAAATGGTTCTAATAAGATAAAAAGTAAATTTAATGCTAGTCAAATAGTGAAATCAAAGCTTGCTAACATATTTAAGTAA
- a CDS encoding class I SAM-dependent methyltransferase — protein MLENDTHEILAYYDGGAEIGRLERGIGKIELERSKEIISRYLSESTHVIYDIGGGVGVYSSWLAELGYEVHLFDLSSQAIEFARQQQLNNPIISKLETADARNLHRKDESADIVLLMGPLYHLTEQKERVKALQEAARVLKKGGTLITSAISRFGSLLWGLSVYDERNTIVEEDEFMNMVRQELTDGQHVRPAAYPSFITRSYFHTPDALRADWQAAGLPKPRVLGVEGPGWIAPGFEKKWAIPSHRSRLLDIAQQVEEQESVIGMSPHMLAVGIKP, from the coding sequence ATGCTTGAAAATGATACGCATGAAATTCTGGCTTATTATGATGGCGGTGCAGAAATAGGCAGGTTAGAGCGAGGCATAGGAAAAATAGAACTGGAAAGATCAAAAGAAATCATTTCACGTTATCTCAGCGAGTCTACTCATGTTATTTACGATATCGGCGGCGGTGTAGGGGTCTATTCTTCGTGGCTGGCGGAGCTGGGATACGAAGTTCATCTATTTGATCTATCTTCCCAAGCCATTGAATTCGCTCGTCAGCAGCAACTGAATAACCCCATCATCAGTAAGCTGGAAACCGCGGATGCCAGAAATCTTCATCGTAAAGATGAAAGCGCGGACATCGTGCTATTGATGGGACCTTTATATCATTTAACGGAACAGAAGGAACGAGTAAAAGCACTACAAGAAGCGGCGCGTGTCTTAAAGAAGGGCGGAACGCTGATTACTTCAGCTATTTCCAGGTTTGGCTCGCTACTGTGGGGACTATCGGTGTACGACGAGCGCAATACCATTGTGGAGGAAGATGAGTTCATGAATATGGTTAGACAGGAGCTGACAGATGGTCAGCATGTACGACCGGCGGCCTATCCCTCTTTTATCACACGGTCCTACTTTCATACACCGGATGCCTTGCGTGCAGACTGGCAGGCGGCTGGATTGCCGAAGCCTCGTGTACTGGGCGTGGAAGGACCCGGCTGGATTGCACCCGGATTTGAAAAGAAGTGGGCGATCCCTTCCCATCGTAGCCGTTTGCTGGATATAGCACAGCAGGTTGAAGAGCAGGAATCTGTGATCGGTATGAGCCCGCATATGCTTGCAGTCGGTATCAAGCCTTGA
- a CDS encoding metal ABC transporter ATP-binding protein, translating to MLLASLEQVTFGYGDVPNLVDANVEIFSGEFVAITGPNGASKSTMLKLLLGLLQPWKGKVFMSNRTGEGKKLVVGFVSQQIAAFNGGFPSTILEFVRSGRYTHGSWLRRMRSEDHDLTEQALRQVGMWDLRHRKIGELSGGQKQRICVARALAQESDLLILDEPTTGMDQESRYHFYDLMNQQVKEYGRTVVMVTHGLSEVQHYLDRIIELERKEDGGWKCCTTTSCSGHFVPVG from the coding sequence ATGTTATTGGCCTCATTGGAACAGGTCACATTTGGCTACGGAGATGTTCCTAACTTGGTGGATGCCAATGTTGAAATTTTTTCGGGAGAATTTGTAGCCATTACCGGACCGAATGGTGCTTCCAAGTCAACCATGCTCAAACTGTTGCTCGGCTTGCTTCAGCCTTGGAAGGGCAAGGTGTTCATGTCTAATCGTACAGGTGAAGGCAAAAAGCTCGTTGTTGGATTTGTATCCCAACAAATTGCCGCCTTCAATGGCGGATTTCCAAGTACGATTTTGGAATTTGTCCGTTCAGGAAGATATACTCATGGCTCTTGGTTACGCCGTATGCGGTCTGAGGATCATGATCTGACGGAGCAGGCGCTGCGTCAGGTAGGCATGTGGGATTTGCGTCACCGTAAAATCGGCGAATTGTCCGGTGGACAGAAGCAGCGTATTTGTGTGGCAAGAGCGCTCGCTCAGGAATCGGATTTGCTCATTTTGGATGAGCCTACGACCGGAATGGATCAGGAAAGCCGCTACCACTTCTACGATCTGATGAATCAACAGGTTAAGGAATATGGAAGAACCGTGGTCATGGTGACCCATGGACTATCGGAAGTGCAACATTATCTGGATCGAATTATTGAGCTTGAGAGGAAGGAAGATGGCGGATGGAAATGTTGCACTACGACTTCATGCAGCGGGCATTTTGTGCCGGTGGGGTAA
- a CDS encoding YolD-like family protein produces the protein MGKKLEGNGIWESSRMILPEHREAYLRLMKEQGRRGKPTLDDQEMQQIEQAIIVSYNERKPITLKVFNPFDDEELRGLVTVINTSRREVKLSRGEEDFSWIKLEEIIEADI, from the coding sequence ATGGGGAAAAAGCTTGAAGGAAATGGCATATGGGAAAGCTCGCGCATGATTTTGCCTGAGCATCGGGAGGCATATTTAAGACTGATGAAGGAGCAAGGTAGGCGCGGCAAACCGACACTGGACGATCAGGAAATGCAGCAGATTGAACAGGCCATCATCGTATCCTATAACGAACGTAAGCCTATTACGCTAAAAGTGTTCAATCCATTTGATGATGAGGAGCTGCGTGGACTGGTCACGGTGATTAATACAAGTCGGCGAGAAGTGAAGCTGTCCCGTGGGGAAGAGGATTTTAGCTGGATTAAGTTGGAGGAAATTATCGAGGCGGATATATAA
- a CDS encoding aminoglycoside 6-adenylyltransferase: MRSEQEMLHTILQFAQEDERVRAVIMNGSRANPHAPRDVFQDFDIVFLVSSMDSFIQERRWINHFGELIIMQTPDEHMEPTSTPHDRFVFLMLFTDGNRIDLTLYPANNIANWTRDSLSVLLLDKDGLVEPFLPPSLQDYKTIPPTAQVYANSCNEFWWVSTYVAKGLWRQELPYAKFMLDRPVRDALHLMLEWHIGIRTDFTADPGKQGKYFENHLEPELWTLYIQTFADADYEHMWQSLLIMGNLFREVALEVANHYGYEYPTLDDQRVTNYLHRVKALPADAKDIY; this comes from the coding sequence GTGAGAAGTGAACAAGAGATGCTGCATACCATTCTCCAATTTGCTCAAGAGGACGAACGGGTGCGTGCCGTGATTATGAATGGTTCACGCGCTAATCCACATGCTCCACGAGACGTTTTTCAGGATTTTGATATCGTCTTTCTCGTATCTTCCATGGACAGCTTTATTCAGGAACGTCGCTGGATCAACCATTTTGGTGAATTGATCATTATGCAGACGCCCGATGAGCATATGGAACCTACTTCGACGCCCCATGATCGCTTTGTTTTTCTCATGTTATTTACGGACGGCAATCGCATAGATCTTACACTCTACCCTGCGAATAACATCGCCAATTGGACCCGAGACAGCTTAAGTGTACTGCTGCTGGATAAAGATGGACTGGTGGAGCCTTTCCTACCGCCAAGTCTTCAAGATTATAAGACGATACCTCCAACTGCCCAAGTCTATGCGAATTCCTGCAACGAGTTCTGGTGGGTCAGTACTTATGTAGCTAAAGGATTATGGCGACAGGAGCTGCCCTATGCCAAATTTATGCTAGATCGGCCTGTAAGGGATGCGCTTCACTTGATGCTGGAATGGCATATTGGTATACGAACAGACTTCACTGCAGATCCGGGTAAACAGGGAAAATATTTCGAGAACCATCTTGAGCCTGAACTTTGGACGCTCTACATCCAAACGTTTGCGGATGCAGATTATGAACATATGTGGCAGTCTCTTTTGATCATGGGAAATTTATTTAGAGAAGTTGCCTTGGAAGTAGCGAACCATTATGGTTACGAATATCCGACTCTGGACGATCAACGTGTTACGAACTATCTCCATCGCGTAAAAGCTCTCCCAGCAGATGCTAAGGACATTTATTGA
- a CDS encoding cupin domain-containing protein has translation MKISKNNAEHYIWGDQCDGWRLVKNKDLSIIHERMPGNTHEVRHYHHHARQFFFILSGTAVLEVDGEQIQLGSQEGCEIPPMVPHQMFNETNEDVEFLVISQPASRGDRVLTE, from the coding sequence ATGAAAATAAGTAAAAATAATGCTGAACATTATATATGGGGAGATCAATGTGATGGTTGGCGCTTAGTGAAAAATAAGGATTTGAGTATTATTCATGAGCGGATGCCCGGAAATACTCATGAGGTCAGACATTATCATCATCATGCACGCCAATTTTTCTTTATTTTATCAGGTACAGCGGTACTTGAAGTGGATGGTGAACAAATCCAATTAGGATCTCAGGAAGGGTGTGAGATTCCTCCTATGGTACCCCATCAAATGTTTAATGAAACGAATGAGGATGTTGAATTTTTGGTTATCTCTCAGCCTGCGAGCAGAGGTGACCGGGTTCTGACCGAATAA
- a CDS encoding Rrf2 family transcriptional regulator codes for MKTGVEQSVYALLLLTMLPDKAVLPGEAISQQLGASPTYFHKLLRKLVSSDLITSVPGVKGGFKLKKKPEDIRVFDIYLAIEGQQTLYSSSGIYNEMLELKKDDQCCLLTNLMEEAEASWKAVLKRETIASLSADFFKEGYDAKITSLENWIQEKMVL; via the coding sequence ATGAAAACAGGTGTCGAACAATCTGTCTACGCTCTTCTTCTACTCACGATGCTGCCGGACAAAGCTGTTTTACCTGGGGAGGCCATTAGCCAGCAGTTAGGTGCTTCACCTACTTATTTTCATAAACTGTTACGAAAATTGGTTAGCTCCGATTTGATTACTTCTGTACCTGGTGTCAAGGGCGGGTTCAAATTAAAGAAAAAACCTGAGGATATACGGGTATTTGATATTTACCTAGCGATTGAGGGACAACAAACCCTTTATTCTTCCAGTGGTATATACAACGAAATGCTTGAATTAAAGAAAGACGATCAGTGTTGTTTACTGACAAATTTGATGGAAGAAGCGGAAGCCTCCTGGAAGGCCGTTCTGAAAAGGGAAACCATCGCGTCACTATCCGCTGACTTTTTTAAAGAAGGATATGATGCCAAAATTACTTCTTTGGAAAACTGGATTCAGGAAAAAATGGTCTTGTAA
- a CDS encoding metal ABC transporter permease, protein MEMLHYDFMQRAFCAGGVIALLASVLGVYLMLRRQALMADMLSHVSLAGVAAGAYLGINPTITGFIVAVIGAIIVEYVRRSYKTYSEISVAIIMVGGLSTAVILMNLNQSINKGFSAYLFGSVVAVNQTELMLMIVVAVIGGIFFFVFRRPLYQITFDEETAKTNGLPVKSISFAFSILTGMIVAAAMPIVGVLLVSSLIVLPAALAIRIAPSFAAAIWISMVTALIGVFMGLTASYELSTPPGGTIAMVLLLFLIVGAGIQKLVRKLGKQQASRRQNAAGQ, encoded by the coding sequence ATGGAAATGTTGCACTACGACTTCATGCAGCGGGCATTTTGTGCCGGTGGGGTAATTGCACTGCTGGCCTCGGTGCTTGGAGTATACTTGATGCTACGGCGTCAGGCTCTCATGGCGGACATGCTATCGCATGTATCGCTGGCAGGGGTGGCAGCAGGTGCCTATTTAGGCATTAACCCGACGATAACCGGATTTATTGTTGCCGTAATCGGCGCGATTATCGTTGAGTACGTCCGCAGGTCTTATAAAACATATAGTGAGATATCTGTGGCTATTATTATGGTAGGTGGCCTCTCGACGGCCGTTATTTTAATGAATCTGAATCAGAGCATCAACAAAGGATTTTCCGCTTATTTATTTGGTTCGGTAGTAGCTGTCAATCAGACAGAGCTGATGTTGATGATCGTTGTGGCTGTGATCGGAGGTATTTTCTTTTTCGTGTTTCGGCGCCCTTTGTATCAGATTACTTTTGATGAAGAAACGGCGAAGACCAACGGTCTTCCTGTCAAGTCCATCTCATTTGCATTTAGTATTTTAACAGGGATGATTGTAGCTGCTGCAATGCCGATTGTCGGTGTGCTGCTTGTCTCCTCACTCATCGTGCTCCCTGCAGCGCTGGCGATTCGAATTGCACCGAGCTTCGCGGCAGCCATCTGGATATCTATGGTCACTGCATTGATCGGCGTATTTATGGGTTTAACGGCATCGTATGAACTTAGTACACCCCCAGGGGGGACAATTGCCATGGTGCTGTTATTATTCCTGATTGTAGGAGCTGGTATACAAAAGCTGGTCCGCAAGCTGGGCAAGCAACAGGCTTCGCGACGGCAGAATGCGGCAGGTCAGTGA
- a CDS encoding LLM class flavin-dependent oxidoreductase: MTTRNVALSILDLAPVIEGGTPADSFRDTVDLAQHAEQWGYHRYWLTEHHNMQAVASAATSVIIGHVAAHTNKIRVGSGGIMLANHAPLMIAEQFGTLESLYPGRIDLGLGRAPGTDQPAMRALRRGLHSTGEDFPEQLNELRSYLNPALSGAVPGVRAVPGEGLDIPIWLLGSSGFSAQLAGQLGLPFAFASHFAPTHLLQALELYHRNFRPSKALDKPYVMVGVNVLVADSDEEAKRLFTSQEQQFLNVLRGHSGGLKPPVDDMEKLWSEQEKEAVRGNMLGYSAIGSPDTVKQKIDWIIDQTRANELITTSQVYDHQARLRSYELLAKVMRTDD; encoded by the coding sequence ATGACTACGCGGAACGTTGCACTATCTATATTAGATCTTGCACCTGTCATTGAAGGCGGCACTCCTGCCGATTCCTTCCGCGACACGGTGGATCTTGCCCAGCATGCAGAACAATGGGGGTACCATCGGTACTGGCTAACGGAGCATCATAACATGCAGGCAGTTGCTAGTGCAGCTACGTCCGTGATCATCGGGCATGTAGCTGCACATACAAACAAGATTCGGGTCGGTTCAGGCGGTATTATGCTGGCGAACCATGCTCCACTCATGATTGCGGAGCAGTTTGGAACATTAGAGTCGCTCTATCCGGGACGAATTGATCTGGGACTTGGCCGTGCTCCAGGCACGGATCAACCCGCGATGAGGGCACTGCGGCGAGGGCTTCATAGTACTGGGGAAGATTTCCCCGAGCAATTGAATGAGCTGCGTTCTTACCTGAATCCAGCGCTAAGCGGAGCAGTTCCGGGAGTAAGAGCGGTTCCTGGAGAAGGGCTGGACATTCCCATCTGGTTACTGGGATCAAGCGGATTCAGCGCACAGCTGGCAGGTCAGCTTGGGTTGCCGTTCGCGTTCGCCAGCCACTTTGCCCCGACTCATTTGCTACAGGCTTTAGAGTTGTATCATCGCAATTTTCGACCATCTAAAGCACTGGATAAGCCCTATGTGATGGTCGGTGTTAATGTGCTTGTTGCAGATTCTGATGAGGAAGCGAAAAGGCTCTTTACATCACAAGAACAACAGTTTCTAAATGTGCTGCGCGGGCACAGCGGAGGACTGAAGCCACCAGTTGATGACATGGAGAAACTCTGGAGTGAGCAGGAAAAGGAGGCGGTTCGTGGTAATATGCTGGGGTATTCAGCCATTGGCAGTCCTGACACCGTCAAGCAAAAGATAGATTGGATTATAGACCAGACTAGAGCCAATGAGCTGATTACAACCTCTCAGGTATATGACCATCAAGCGCGCCTGCGCTCGTATGAGCTGCTAGCCAAAGTAATGCGAACAGACGATTAG
- the hslO gene encoding Hsp33 family molecular chaperone HslO, with protein sequence MNDYLVKALAYNNQVRAYAVRTTETVSEAQRRHYTWPTASAALGRSMTVGVMLGAMLKDEDKLTIRINGGGPIGTILVDTNSKGEVRGYVKNPQTHFELNQIGKLDVARAVGTDGALIVSKDIGLKHPFVGQVPLISGELGEDFTSYLVQSEQIPSSVGAGVIVNPDNSIQAAGGFIIQLMPDTQEEVISFIERRIESIPSISAMVMEGLTPEQILGQILGESNLNILETMPVQFDCPCSEERVTNAIISLGNKEIEDMIHTDGQAEAHCHFCNAHYHLTKEDLEGMLETNII encoded by the coding sequence ATGAACGATTACTTAGTAAAAGCTCTTGCCTACAATAATCAGGTACGGGCTTATGCCGTGAGAACAACGGAAACGGTAAGTGAAGCCCAACGGCGTCATTATACCTGGCCTACAGCATCGGCTGCATTGGGACGTTCTATGACGGTCGGCGTCATGCTGGGAGCCATGCTTAAAGATGAGGATAAACTGACGATCAGAATCAACGGTGGCGGACCTATCGGCACTATTCTTGTCGATACCAACTCCAAAGGTGAAGTTAGGGGTTATGTAAAAAATCCACAAACCCATTTCGAGCTTAATCAGATAGGGAAATTAGATGTCGCCAGAGCTGTAGGAACAGATGGAGCGCTCATTGTATCCAAAGATATCGGCTTAAAACACCCGTTTGTTGGACAAGTCCCTCTCATATCGGGTGAGTTGGGCGAGGATTTCACATCTTATCTCGTCCAATCCGAACAAATCCCTTCTTCTGTAGGAGCGGGAGTTATTGTTAACCCGGATAACTCTATTCAGGCGGCTGGAGGTTTCATTATTCAGCTGATGCCAGATACGCAGGAGGAAGTTATCAGTTTTATCGAGAGACGCATTGAGAGCATTCCAAGCATCTCCGCAATGGTCATGGAAGGTCTTACGCCAGAGCAGATTCTGGGTCAGATTTTGGGAGAAAGCAACCTGAACATACTGGAAACCATGCCTGTACAATTTGATTGTCCCTGCTCAGAAGAGCGTGTTACCAATGCCATTATCAGCTTAGGGAATAAGGAAATAGAAGATATGATCCATACCGATGGACAAGCTGAAGCTCATTGCCACTTTTGTAATGCACACTACCATCTCACCAAAGAAGATCTCGAAGGGATGCTGGAAACAAACATCATTTAA
- a CDS encoding metal ABC transporter substrate-binding protein, translating to MNTWFKKSFVLSAGLALILSGCGAKSDNTATNASQTEPNAAQTADKLNVVTTFYPMYEFTKQVAGDHANVTALIPAGAEPHDWEPSAKDMAQVKDADVFVYNGIVEGWAEQALSSASNDKRVVVEASKGLNLMEGTAEEEEGEEAHAEEGHDHDHVMDPHVWLNPVLAQKEVESIEAGLVAADPANKADYEKNADAYIAKLKELDTEFKTGLKDVKRKDFITQHAAFGYLAKQYGLTQVPIAGLSPEQEPTPDKLAGIIKFAKENNVKTIFFETLVDPKVAETVATEIGSKTDVLNPLEGLTDEDKQKNLDYLGVMKNNLEALKKALNE from the coding sequence ATGAATACATGGTTCAAAAAATCATTTGTATTGTCTGCGGGACTAGCACTTATTTTGTCTGGCTGCGGAGCCAAATCTGATAATACAGCTACAAACGCTTCCCAAACCGAGCCGAATGCGGCACAAACAGCAGACAAGCTGAATGTGGTCACCACTTTTTATCCAATGTATGAATTTACCAAGCAAGTTGCTGGAGACCATGCTAACGTAACCGCGTTGATTCCAGCTGGTGCCGAGCCGCATGACTGGGAACCGAGCGCCAAAGATATGGCACAGGTAAAGGATGCTGACGTGTTTGTTTATAACGGTATCGTCGAAGGCTGGGCAGAACAGGCTTTGAGTAGCGCGTCCAACGATAAGCGTGTTGTAGTTGAAGCGAGCAAAGGGTTAAACCTGATGGAAGGCACCGCTGAGGAGGAAGAAGGAGAAGAAGCACATGCAGAGGAAGGCCATGATCACGATCATGTGATGGACCCTCATGTATGGCTTAATCCAGTCTTGGCCCAAAAAGAAGTGGAGTCCATTGAAGCAGGGCTTGTAGCAGCCGATCCAGCAAACAAAGCTGATTATGAGAAAAACGCTGATGCTTATATCGCCAAGCTGAAAGAGCTGGATACCGAGTTCAAAACAGGTCTGAAAGATGTAAAACGTAAAGACTTTATTACGCAGCATGCTGCTTTTGGTTATTTAGCTAAGCAATATGGTCTGACCCAAGTACCCATTGCCGGATTATCTCCAGAGCAAGAGCCTACACCGGACAAGCTGGCGGGTATTATCAAATTCGCTAAAGAAAATAATGTTAAAACGATTTTCTTCGAAACTCTTGTTGATCCGAAGGTCGCTGAGACCGTAGCTACTGAAATCGGTTCAAAAACCGATGTACTGAATCCGCTCGAAGGATTGACGGATGAAGACAAACAGAAGAACCTGGATTACCTTGGTGTGATGAAAAACAATCTGGAGGCTTTGAAAAAAGCTCTGAATGAATAA